ATTGAGGACAATCTGTTATAAATGTGTGCAACTTAATTCTATAAGGACAAAACACCCCATTACTACATTATATTagattttgttttcagattACATTCAACTTTATTGTAATTGCATGGAGCACAAGCAGTAGGTCGATGACAACTATTCGTTGAATAGAGAAGCTGAGCCTGACTTGATAGTTATGATTCTACCCTGCTATAGTGTCCTTGAGCAACACAATCCATCTAACTCCTGTTGTAACCTTCTTTTCTAAAGCTgactctgacctctgacctctttAGAAAGGGGCTTAATTAATTGgtagattaaaaacaaatagtttACGATATATAAAGAGAATTAGCTACCAAAAGAAGTCACGCTATCACTAAAATGTGCAACATTAACAATATAATGCCTTTCTACAAGCAGGCATGCATTTAACTCTGATCCTAAAACTGACATTAGGCTCCTGAATCCCTGCTTCATTACTCAGGAGCAGCTGTAAACCCAGCAATCACGGAAAGTGCGGTCTTACAGGATATCAGATTGAATTATTGTCATCTAAATCTGGATCTGCGGATTTGGTTTTTCAAGAATTAGATTTCATGATGTAAAGCCTCCCACCTCTTATTAGGCTTATTAAAAGGGTCACATCTTCCTCTTATCTTGAGCAGCACCAGAGCAGCCACCCTGCTGCATCTGAAGAAACATATACGTTGCTAATTctgttggaattatgtttgattgattcatgtttttgttttaagactTTGAGGATATTCTGGACTTCATTTGGATTTGTCTTTAGCTCAAGAGGGACCAGTGgtccttttccttttcactgATCAAGATGGAGCACCTTTCCTTACATGATGGAAACTCCTCATCCTCTCACAGTTCATTCAACTCGGAGCTCCTGTCTCGGACTGGCTATACAATACTGTCCGTTATCATGGGTGTGTTTTCCGTGTCTGGAATCTTCCTCAATGTCTTAGTGATTGTGGTGACAGTGAGACACAGACAGCTGAGGCAGCCACTCAGTTACGCTTTGGTAAATCTGGCCATATGTGACCTGGGCTGTGCTGTATTTGGAGGTCTACCCACCACAGTAACCAGTGCCATGGGATACTTCAGCCTGGGACGCATAGGCTGTGTTTTAGAGGGCTTTGCTGTCTCCTTTTTTGGTGAGTCAATCAATAGCCATGCAGTATGcctacatttttattgtattgtaagtgtagtactaaaataaatattcttgCTTTCTAAGTTTGCATTGTTATTAATTGATGTAAAGCTGACCAgctatttattttatgacaaaAACGAATTTGGTCAACATATCTTATTTTGTAGGTATATCAAGTCTGTGTACCATCGCAATAATCTCTGTAGAACGCTACATAGTGGTGTGCTATCCCCAGGGGGCTATCCTGTTCCAGACAAGGTACAGAAGTCACATTCAATATTTCTCTTAGCAGCATCACCCAGACTACAACACTTTCAACACTCATCCAGCATGTGACACCACATCTCTGTTTTCCTCAGACATGCTGTTGCCGGAGTGGTGCTGTCCTGGCTGTGGTCGTTTTTGTGGAACACTCCACCTCTGTTTGGCTGGGGAAGTTTTGAGCTTGAGGGGGTCAAAACCTCCTGCGCCCCTAACTGGTACAGCCGGGACATCGGGAACATGTCCTACA
The Eleginops maclovinus isolate JMC-PN-2008 ecotype Puerto Natales chromosome 1, JC_Emac_rtc_rv5, whole genome shotgun sequence genome window above contains:
- the parapinopsina gene encoding parapinopsin a — its product is MEHLSLHDGNSSSSHSSFNSELLSRTGYTILSVIMGVFSVSGIFLNVLVIVVTVRHRQLRQPLSYALVNLAICDLGCAVFGGLPTTVTSAMGYFSLGRIGCVLEGFAVSFFGISSLCTIAIISVERYIVVCYPQGAILFQTRHAVAGVVLSWLWSFLWNTPPLFGWGSFELEGVKTSCAPNWYSRDIGNMSYIILYFLLCFAVPFTVIVVSYSRLLWTLRQVTKLQICEAGSTNRVEMQVARMIVVMVLAFLVTWLPYAGMALAVIMDSSLYINPIIATIPVYLAKSSTVYNPLIYIFMNRQFRGYAVPTVLCGRNPWETDSQVTEDETTVSSLNKIARVSPKQSLKD